A genomic window from Purpureocillium takamizusanense chromosome 2, complete sequence includes:
- a CDS encoding uncharacterized protein (TransMembrane:1 (o567-584i)~EggNog:ENOG503NVIP~COG:Q) has translation MAGRLLDPSSALARETTLVASYHDGGSDYLSAGAMSPKTALSTARGRDRGPRKLILCFDGTGNKFHGDESDSNILKIFRMLDRTAGDQYHYYQPGIGTYVVSDSLTHTGMRARIKSWYQKAKDSAIGSSFDQHVVGGYRFLMRFYNPGDEIYMFGFSRGAYIARFLAEMLDHIGLLSHGNEEMVKFAWKAFAQWQSRRRTSGPEFDALDAEREEREETESDRQAHKMHEFMKGFRETFSRPVGRIRFLGLFDTVNSVPEFENAWMQRSKFPYTARSSAKVIRHAVSIDERRAKFRQDLMYQKHPKTKKPRHHHHLHMDQFLDPFRRSIEAHRPGSSRALHTASTTENSAVEPATTDEPDTGRERAASAAFLAPDQDNERRNVRQRRQSMVQARYAPYRPRSRSRQRGPDGDDQSCASGAPSEDDCEEDEQSKDIDEVWFAGGHGDIGGGWDALDERKSASHVPLAWMVREAMKAGLPFDMDKVASMGCMSDSFVNRYSPQIGKQTGIQKPDIRVQDETNGVGDGMPASPDTINGQDHAPDGADETMPRSTFHDLMHKAHTSRIHDSLVYGGGLGMIAVTAWNFMEWLPFRRMDLQGDGSWKPIRWPLPRGEVRDIPDNVRIHGSVIRRLKEDETYRPGNLIIGGGGRGVRRAPPEYGIGEWKCVAEHGDPIGEIWMRKHKPGERNGN, from the exons atggcgggcaggctACTCGATCCGAGCTctgcgctcgcgcgcgagacCACCCTCGTAGCCTCGtaccacgacggcggctcaGACTACCTCTCTGCCGGCGCCATGAGCCCCAAGACGGCCCTGAgcacggcgcgcggccgtgACAGAGGCCCGCGCAAGCTCATTCTCTGCTTTGACGGCACGGGCAACAAGttccacggcgacgagagcgacAGCAACATTCTCAAGATCTTTCGCATGCTCGACCGCACTGCTGGAGACCAGTACCATTATTACCAAC CTGGTATCGGCACCTATGTCGTGTCCGACTCGCTCACGCACACGGGCATGCGAGCCCGCATCAAATCTTGGTACCAAAAGGCCAAGGACTCGGCCATCGGGTCGTCCTTTGACcagcatgtcgtcggcgggtACCGCTTCCTTATGCGCTTCTACAACCCGGGCGATGAGATCTACATGTTTGGGTTCAGCCGCGGCGCCTATATCGCGCGCTTCCTCGCTGAGATGCTCGATCACATCGGCCTGCTATCCCACGGAAATGAGGAGATGGTCAAGTTTGCCTGGAAGGCCTTTGCGCAGTGGCAGTCACGGCGGCGAACGTCGGGACCCGAGTTTGACGCCTTGGATGCggagcgcgaggagcgcgaggagaCCGAGTCGGACAGGCAGGCTCACAAGATGCACGAGTTCATGAAGGGCTTTCGCGAGACCTTCTCGCGGCCCGTGGGAAGAATCCGCTTTCTGGGCCTTTTCGACACCGTCAACTCGGTTCCAGAGTTTGAGAATGCGTGGATGCAACGCAGCAAGTTCCCGTACACggcccgcagcagcgccaagGTGATCCGACACGCCGTGAgcatcgacgagcggcgggccAAGTTCCGACAGGACCTGATGTACCAGAAGCACcccaagaccaagaagccccgccatcaccatcatctgCACATGGACCAGTTCCTGGACCCGTTTCGCAGAAGCATTGAGGCACACCGACCGGGGTCATCTCGTGCGTTGCAcaccgcctcgacgacagaAAATTCAGCTGTTGAGCCGGCAACGACAGACGAGCCTGACACGGGGCGCGAGAGAGCGGCCAGCGCAGCGTTCCTCGCCCCTGATCAAGACAATGAGCGTCGCAACGTACGACAGAGGAGACAGTCAATGGTCCAGGCCCGCTACGCGCCGTATCGCCCCCGATCGCGGtcccgccagcgcggcccTGATGGCGACGACCAGTCGTGCGCATCAGGCGCGCCTTCCGAAGACGACTGcgaagaggacgagcagAGCAAGGACATTGACGAGGTGTGGTTcgcgggcggccacggcgataTTGGAGGTGGCTGGGATGCTCTCGACGAGCGCAAAAGCGCGAGTCACGTGCCCCTGGCATGGATGGTGAGAGAAGCCATGAAGGCTGGCTTACCGTTCGACATGGACAAGGTAGCCAGCATGGGCTGTATGAGTGACAGCTTCGTCAACCGCTATAGCCCACAGATCGGGAAGCAGACTGGCATACAGAAGCCCGATATTCGCGTTCAGGACGAGACCAACGGCGTCGGGGACGGCATGCCGGCGAGCCCGGACACGATCAACGGCCAGGACCACGCGCCGGACGGGGCTGACGAGACGATGCCACGGTCGACCTTCCACGATTTGATGCACAAGGCGCACACGTCACGCATCCACGACTCGCTCGtgtacggcggcgggctgggcatGATCGCGGTGACCGCATGGAACTTTATGGAGTGGCTGCCGTTCCGGCGCATGGACCTGCAGGGCGACGGGTCTTGGAAGCCGATCCGCTGGCCCctcccgcgcggcgaggtgcgcgacATCCCGGACAACGTGCGCATCCATGGCAGTGTCATCCGCAGgctcaaggaggacgagacCTACCGGCCCGGGaacctcatcatcggcggaggcgggaggggcgtgaggcgcgcgccgcccgagtACGGCATCGGCGAGTGGAAGTGTGTCGCTGAGCACGGGGATCCGATTGGCGAGATTTGGATGAGGAAGCACAAGCCCGGGGAGAGAAATGGAAATTGA
- a CDS encoding uncharacterized protein (EggNog:ENOG503NZ6W~COG:I) yields MNVDKKGLYNLVGGPPSTTTSATAGSSSTIPTSLRSAPPPVPDTLIAFPRPHVLLVTLNRPAHLNAVTRAQHAALHRLWTWFDAEPWLRCAVVTGGGGARAFSAGADLKEWDGHLSSGEGGGQVRREGGEKTKEEEEEKPGEDHRAASGGSRRRSDDDDDEDDHGGFGGLSNRKGKKPVLAAVNGLCLGGAMEMVLNADMVLAREGATFGLPEVRVGVVAVAGALPRLVRTAGRQRAAEMALLGGTDYTAEEMRAWGIVNRVVRAAPSSSSSSSTSPSSSPSTREDSTQSATTEKKNKREKRGFTEQEQQKRQKQREEKEAEAAARATVDEALRWAGILAAECSPDSVIVSREGLLGGWEAEDPQASTRRVAGAGGPYRRMDGGDNMREGVRAFVEKRKPAWQDSKL; encoded by the coding sequence ATGAACGTCGACAAGAAGGGACTCTACAACCTGGTGGGTGGGCCGCCGTCTACCACGACCTCCGCTACAGCcggtagcagcagcacgatACCGACGTCCTTGCGCAGCGCGCCCCCGCCGGTGCCAGACACGCTCATCGCCTTCCCGCGGCCGCACGTGCTGCTCGTAACGCTCAACCGCCCCGCGCATCTCAACGCCGtgacgcgcgcgcagcacgcgGCCCTGCACCGGCTGTGGACGTGGTTCGACGCGGAGCCGTGGCTGCGGTGCGCCGTGGTgacgggcgggggcggggcgcgggccttTTCGGCCGGGGCGGACCTCAAGGAGTGGGACGGGCACTTGAGCtctggagaaggaggagggcaagtgaggagggaaggaggagagaagacgaaggaggaggaggaggagaaacCCGGGGAGGATCATCGCGCGGCCAGCGGTGGGTCGCGTCGCCGTagcgatgacgacgatgacgaagatgacCACGGCGGGTTCGGCGGGCTGAGCAAccgcaagggcaagaagccggtgctggcggcggtcaACGGGCTGTGCCTGGGCGGGGCCATGGAGATGGTGCTCAACGCCGACAtggtgctggcgcgcgagggcgcgacGTTTGGGCTGCCCGAGGTGAGGGtcggggtggtggcggtggccggggcgctgccgcggctggtgcggacggcgggcaggcagagggcggcggagatggcgctgctggggggGACGGACTATacggccgaggagatgcGGGCGTGGGGGATCGTAAACCGCGTGGTGAGGGCGgccccatcatcgtcgtcgtcgtcatcgacatcaccgtcatcgtcaccttCCACTCGCGAGGACTCTACACAGtcagcgacgacggagaagaagaataAGAGGGAGAAGAGAGGGTTCacggagcaggagcagcagaaACGGCAGAAGCAGCGAGAAGaaaaggaggccgaggcggcggcacgggccaccgtcgacgaggcgctgcgctgggCGGGCATCTTGGCGGCCGAGTGCAGCCCGGACTCGGTCATCGTGAgccgcgagggcctgctgggcggctgggaggccgaggacccGCAGGCGAGCACGCGGAGGgtcgcgggggcgggcggcccgtaCCGGCGCATGGACGGCGGGGACAACATGCGCGAGGGGGTGCGTGCGTTTGTCGAGAAGAGGAAGCCTGCGTGGCAGGACAGCAAACTGTAa
- a CDS encoding uncharacterized protein (COG:Q~EggNog:ENOG503NVIP~TransMembrane:2 (o22-38i275-298o)): MPIPFIFYIVEHGPPDWLRDNRWAIFYTTLTLTCLYTLKRWTAGRSNTSERPLHGKVVIFTGGTSGVGAQAAQELAARGAQLVLLTHTPPSDPFLVEYIQDLRNKTNNQLIYAEQVDLSSLHSIRKFATKWIDNAPPRRLDMIVLCAATLTPPGGKRRETEEGIEETWMVNFLANFHLLGILSPAIKAQQFDRDVRIIVATCSSYIGSPSLKEALSKSNWSPGNAYARSKMALNVFAQAFQKHLDSYKRPDQLPMNARVIMVDPGLSRTPGTRRWLTCGSLAGLALYLVGYLVPWFLLKSPFQAAQSILHAAMDGELGRGAGGKLVKECMVVDFARAEVKDEEVAKTLWEESDALIERVEKAQAKKRAVEKADRDRREQEEEERRKAEELGGLVDAIKRGKEKEKQAKKQKGAKAKAKGAKSAAAASSVAKSSS, translated from the coding sequence ATGCCCATCCCCTTCATCTTCTAcatcgtcgagcacggccCGCCCGACTGGCTCCGCGACAACCGATGGGCCATCTTCTACACgaccctcaccctcacctGCCTCTACACCCTCAAGCGCTGGACGGCCGGTCGGTCCAACACCTCGGAGCGCCCCTTGCATGGCAAGGTGGTGATATTCACGGGCGGCACGTCGGGGGTCGGGGCACAGGCCgcgcaggagctcgccgcccgtggcgcccAGCTGGTCCTGCTCACgcacacgccgccgtcggacCCTTTCCTCGTCGAGTACATACAGGACCTGCGCAACAAGACAAACAACCAGTTGATCTACGCGGAGCAGGTGGACCTCTCCAGTCTGCACAGCATCCGCAAGTTTGCGACTAAGTGGATCGACAatgcgccgccccgccgtcTCGACATGATTGTGCTCTGCGCGGCGACCCTCACTCCACCGGGGGGTAAGAGGAGGGAGACGGAGGAAGGCATCGAGGAGACGTGGATGGTCAACTTCCTGGCCAACTTTCATCTGCTGGGTATACTGAGCCCGGCCATCAAGGCGCAGCAGTTTGATCGCGACGtgcgcatcatcgtcgccacgTGCTCGTCGTACATCGGCTCGCCATCGCTCAAGGAGGCTCTCAGCAAGAGTAACTGGTCCCCCGGGAATGCCTACGCGCGCAGCAAGATGGCTCTCAACGTGTTCGCCCAGGCATTCCAGAAGCATCTCGACTCGTACAAGCGGCCCGACCAGCTGCCCATGAACGCGCGCGTCATCATGGTCGACCCAGGCCTGAGCCGCACGCCCGGCACGCGACGATGGCTCACCTGCGGATCCCTCGCCGGTCTTGCCCTGTACCTCGTCGGATACCTGGTGCCGTGGTTCCTGCTCAAGTCACCGTTCCAGGCGGCGCAGTCCATACtccacgccgccatggacggagagctgggccgcggcgccggcggcaagctggTCAAGGAGTGCATGGTGGTGGACTTTGCGCgcgccgaggtcaaggacgaggaggtggcCAAGACGCTGTGGGAGGAAAGCGACGCGCTCATCGAACGGGTGGAGAAGGCGCAGGcgaagaagcgcgccgtggAAAAGGCAGACAGGGACAGgcgcgagcaggaggaggaggagcgccgcaAGGCAGAGGAGCTGGGCGGGCTGGTGGACGCCATAAAAAGGGGTAAAGAGAAGGAAAAGCAGGCCAAGAAACAAAAGGGCGCCaaggcaaaggccaagggcgccaaatcggccgcggcggcgtcatcagTAGCAAAATCATCATCATAG